The Gouania willdenowi chromosome 3, fGouWil2.1, whole genome shotgun sequence genome includes the window ACCGTCACTCTCAcatgccgtgtgtgtgtgtcactaccTGATGGGTAGTGGGTAGTGGCCAAGGCAACTACTTCAGGGCGTGACGACCCTGCCTGACACGAGTCCCGGGCTCAGCTGGCTCCGACTGACAGTAACTGGTATGGGCCCCTGTCCTTGGTAACGGATATCTTTCCGCCGCCTTGCGGTCAGGTTCTTTAACCAAAGGCTAAGGGAAGGTGTAACCTTGACAGAAAACCTGCGCAGTCTCACACATACCTACTCCGAcgtgagagctttgctagtatatcacTCACCAAGGATAATCAtcgtggagccgtgttgtggacccatgcGCTcacaaaaaaagtttgtctgaagtagcagatagtttgtgatatggTGCCGCTGCGCACACTGttggagacggaggaggaagtgaacTCCGTGACctgtgatttaaaggaagtttgggatcttggttaattttaaataaccatgataAAATATCTTAAAAAACGTTTAGCAGTACAaatacgtttttaatattgaccttttttaaacccaaacaaactgcgacacagtgacgtcatgacccGGAACCGAAAGTAGCGTGCTCAATACCGAGAGGGAGCTGTAATCTTGAAATTTAAATGAACATGTTGCAAAATTTggtgttttgcaacaccaaattactccatcGAACagggggagatattcgctccacacacacacacacacagaacattcttgcttttataggtagaatAGTAGATTCCCGCAGCTGACATTGAACTTCGCATATGAGCTCAGATTTGTGCCCcgagaaactgaatttgaatagttggtattgaatttgaaagtaacaacaTGAAATTTAAATTACTGTTTTAGGAACttgaaactgtatttttttctgttgaaaaaaattcatCTTAGTACATTCCAAAACTTAAATTTAACTCAAATTCAGATTTACTGCACAAAATTCTATATCACTACACTGAGACACACTTCTGGTCCGTGAGGAtgagcaatcaatcactgattcgtcatttttagttttctgtctattttattctgttttcagTCGAGAAGCAACAGTCACAAAGAAAGCAAGcaaatacatttcttttataaataacttttcatacataataaaaggaaacaaaacaacaccaccagattaaaaaagactgtgcaTGATGGAgggaaaatacttttttcttcATAGAACAAATTTAAAACTTCTTTTACAAAGTGCTTCACACTACTATTAAGTGATAAAATAGCAGTATAAAAGTTCCAAAAAATTGTActgaaaaaatcaaacattaatGAAATATGAAAAGATACATTTGGGCCCTCTGCCCTGGAATGTGCACCATTTGTCATAAATATAATGGTAGGACATATTTGCTAAAAAATGACTTCATGTTTTGTTCAGTAacgttatttttttatcaaatttttaaAGTTCAACTTATTCATCCACTAAAATCTGCAACAAGTAGTAATCTGTTTGACAGATGCAGTGCTGACTCAGTTTGTGTCAAAAGGGCTTAGAGTTTGGTCATTTTTCACTTTTGGAGACACCTGTTATAAATCCccatgtttaataaaataaacatttaaattttttttgttaacagaattaattattaatattttttttacttgtcttgtgcTGGcctacttctgtgtcaattttcatgattatacgatgaattaatttttttggcaattccaatttcgtaatgcatttttggcgtTCTTGGGGGCACTGGCGCatcacatttttgcatttttaatgaaaaagtgaaaagtactgtaggtgagttggttccgacaccgggaaagaaataaataaataataataatccaacccaataacaatgttttcccctttttgagtaccatgaactatacattttcggaCAACGCAGGGGCATGACTATGACATGacaagggtccctggtcactgacgggcacGTGACGTttgcataggctccgccccttccctcgagagcaagaggcccttcgCCAGCTCGTGGAGCTCATGCCTAATAAGAACTTCTACaagaacaatgtatttggcaattttcaactGAAAAAAAAGCAGAGCAAAAGAGCAGAGATAGAATTTCAGCTCTTTGAGCCGACACAGAAAGTAGCCTAAAGGGATTCTAACCAGCACCTGTAAAGTGAGACAAAGCTGTTCTGAGCTTGACTATTGTactattgcttgaatattgtagAAACAGAACAAAGTAGAACCCTGTCCTCTGTTACCCTTGTTCTGAGTCAACTTTtcaggttctggttctggtttcTAACGTTGGCTCGGTCGCTCACTACATCCCACAGCCGACGctccagggctcctcccacacTACGGTGAGCCGTCTTTGCTGGGGGCCCTTCGTCTCCCTGGGACTCTTCATCCTCCATGTTCAGTGACATTACATGATGCTGCCTGCGGCGGGAGCTGCCTGATCGCACcatgttgttgatgtcttgCAAATCCTGTTATAATGTGAGGAAGAACAGCTTTCAAAGATTGGAAATGAAGAAGCTTTAAAGTGCACTAGAAATAGAAGCACAGACCTTTGGTGAGCTTTTGTTGAAGTAATAGGTGAGTCTGCCTGGACGCTGCGTGCTGCTCTCTGCATTGAGCGGTGAAGTGAACAAAGCATATTTGTTACAAATTCGCTGTTGGCCACGAGTTGCTCTCCACACTTTGGGGCCCACAGACAGAGGCGGAGTTTCTCCCTGAATGAGACACAGAAGGAGGGGAAAAGCGATTTTGTAATAACAGTTATATTATCATCAGCATGCAGGGTTCTTActaggaatttttcacagcataggggcgTTCTGTGTAGCGCAAGCGAGTGCCATTGGCGtggaaaattttgaaatgtacaactctctgagggccaaatttggtgaagtaaagctaaagttggggttttttttaaatatttttttaatctttgttccagccttactttaaaagctaaaagttattgTTGAACAGGTGAAGGtaatgatgaatgtagttatagagttactcatgcttggtgtaggtcctccactaataaatactcacacacaatgtagagacaagaaatagcattttattcaaaagactgacaaatttaaatgaggtatgaTGGGACATgcagtggacacacacacacacaccgtgagCAAGCGGAGGAcgtgcgcgcacgcacacgcgcggAGGAAGCACAGAGCAGAGCTTTATTCgggccaaaaaaagaaaacacggCCTCAGCCCGAGAGAACACAACCCGAACAAGTCCGACCcaaatgaagccgatgtctctttaagcccaaaCACGTTTCAACCAGATTCACATCAGTGCATGCATGTAGAATTATCCGTtgcgagttataaacatgacgagcagcttcatgtgaagTTACGCATTACGTCTGGTTGAGGCACTGTTTATATTGAATGGTGATTATGGTTACCAAGTGAAGAATGCAgacaggcagcatcaggggcagcaAAGAGGTGGCAGGGCTCCTCTGGGTCCTCAGGTAAAAtcacctgtattaaatagacgatgtggctgatgtatgtgtttctgagttattcagattaaaaagagagttaaaacaacccatgcacgcctggaagtcccgtttgtgtccaagtgtgcaacaattattacgatggTACCCattaaaagaggaaaaagaacAGTAAATCCCGGAACGCAGGGACCGACATCATtccgtaggggagcaaaattacaacgttGGGGGGCCCCatgctcaacagcgctggcgagaaccctggtaTGCTACTCTCTCATCCTGCatgaacaaagggaaacttaCACCAGAGGTGGGGTCAAACTGCACAACATAAGACTCCATGTTGGTTGTGTAGACCCGGTTGTAGAAAAGGATGAGATTGCCTCTCTCCTCCTGACTACGTTTTGGATAATGTGCTGATGGGGTGTTGGGGGTTGGAAGTCCAGGACTTAGATCTTCATTATCTGAAATCAACACAGTGACAAAGTCAATGTCTAAAATATGCttcagcatgtgtgtgtttatcacagtaaAAGGAGAGTAAATCATTAAAAGTtgcttccttctcctcctcatctcttcTAACCAAAGAAAAAGTCAATTTAAGATgctagtccattgttttgtccaaccttTGCATCATATTGGGTCagaaacacgtcagatcatcccataaaggcgacATGAGGCGGTATAATGGCTACTAAAATTTAACTGATTGTGATCGCTCGCACTGCGACGCAGGGATGTAAACTCTgaactatcagctgagtcagctgtttcaaacacatcACCTGTCAGAGCTGTTTCAAATTAAGTGTGTTGCTGACTAAGGgatctattctcccatctggaattaagcgcttttttgcgtGCCTGCACTTATGCACCtctctcctacgcgtattctccggtccaggctgctgacatgCCCACCGCGCGTAAGGAGCGAAAAAGCACGTATGAGTGAATGAAGGCAggttgaaggaaaggaggcagtatggcaagcccttttaacatttaataagtctGGCGGACATGTAGCAATTTAGTTTTCACTAGTggaaattgcatttgaacatgttcaaatgtaattttgacatgttgaaatgttaattcaagatatctgtaaagccattttcacatgtaacaaatatatttcaacatgtcaaaatgtcatttcgacatgtagaaactgaattacagatatctgcaattacatttttacatgtaacaattatattacagatatctgcaattgaatTACAACATGTGGAAATGCAGTTTCGGATATGTGGGCGggtcaatgacgtcatttcggATATGTACTCAAAATTACCATATTAATTTCGGATATGTGGGCGGGAATGGCCGTCGTGTACCATTCCATTGGCCGACTGTGACGGTCGCAGATGACGGTGCCAGTGGCTCGCACCGTATGTGTTTTGAAGTGGAAGACGTAGAATATGGCGGAGCAAGTGATCCTTAAAAttcaaagaaaatgttttgCAATGAACGAGCTGTCATTCGATGTCGGGCACGTCGGAACAAGCGTCTGGTAGGAACAAGGATGTCACTGTTACTCTGCAACAGCTCCTGTCTGGCTCGATTCGCCACATTAAAAATTCGATCAAACGCAGAAACTGCGGTCTCAGTGTTTCCCTCTCGATCCATTTTCAAACGTCTCTCAGCAGATTACGCGCGCTCCGTACGTGCGCGTCACGGTTGTGGAGTTGCCCAATGAGAAGTCCTGAGAAGTCAGAGGCTGCCAATTACCATATTAATTTCGGATATGTGGGCGGGATAATGACGTCATTTCGGATATGTAGTCCGAATTACCAtattaattgtagatatctatttgaacatgttgtaattcaattgcagatatctgcaattcaattgttacatgtaaaaatgtaattgcagatatcaAGAATTCAATTTCGAAATGTTGTAattcaattgcagatatctgtaataCAATTGTTACGtgtaacaattgaattacagatatctgcaatgtgaggacaattgcagatatctgcaattcaattgttacatgtaacaattgaattgtagatatcaTGAATTAGAATTGCCACATGTCAAAAtttaattgcagatatctgcaattacatttttacatgtaacaattgaattgcagatatctgcaattcaatttgaatggaagtcaatggcacatttttacatgtaacaattgagtTGTAGATATCATGAATTAGAATTGCCACAtgtcaaaattgaattgcagatatctgcaattacatttttacatgtaacaattgaattgcagatatctgcaattgaatttcagatatcttattaaatgttaaaagggcttgccataggcggtgatgtcattttttttgggctgtctagaatcACGGAAtttggagttttcccaacgcttgtaaatgtcattgaaatccgggAAAATGATAAAggacacttttaatttgaaatgccttcattgataaacaatataacaggttgatttcatcagattattgcagtgtgactgaggatcggccgcattctgtccgagtcccagttaaaatctctctcatcgtcatcatcatcatcgctgtaaagcgtgaccgaaTTAgatggagatatgaggaaataacccggcagcagagcgtcctgctttaatacagagggatgtttgcagtgaaacacaactattggcttccataatacacagttttaaatctaaattgtttaaagcgacctgagctgagcctcattaaaatatgtccatcctcatctgcatatgacagcttgtttcactctgtagtggatcaaactgtgactttacgttggacatagtatgaaaattgCTATTTACTGTGACCaacatggacagaagtctgcgtctatggaatcagaacagtatcataatgactgaactcttgcagggtttttcacaaatgcacatactttgtttcacagttgtatttcagattcacaaatgcacacgatctgtttcacaaatattattttgaggcacacttgtaacataaatccacagataatgcaaattgctgaatgtgcatttacaaaccgcttctgtgctgtgaaacttctgtgtatttgtgagagaaatctctgctgtgaattttgagactgccctgacgtcgcgggtcaacaaacgtcaccattggctgataaaactgattgacagattcatcagccaattgtggagctactgatatgtgaaaagtgtggagaaaatgtaagaagccatagattggctgaaagcaaacacatctgattggctgatgaatctgttgTTTATTTTGGGTGAACATGAACTGAATGTATGGTGTTTCTGCCTGATGAAGGTTTTTAGTTCCATTCTGACGTTTGTTAATGACGCTCTGAACTTCGTTCAGCAGAGTGCCAAATTTCTATTGAGCCTTGCAGGCATACCTGTCAATTATCCCGTTTTgaccgggaaactcccgtattttacccctctttcccgccaccttcccgtattagtattttcccataaatatcccgtattttaatgtaacaataattaaaagatgccttattAAACTGAACGCAGTCACTAgcctcacgagaactgccacctgaaatggcctgagtgacagttctcgcgagattagtgtccacagcggcaacaaactcagaaacaactcagaagagagatgatgaatCAAGACGTtccggtgaaaaaaacaaagaactcgtgtaaatacgttgtgaaatgtgaccgagagtttaccttcctaaagagcagcaggatgggacacagttgcACGTTCTGTATGATAGTaaatgagattttaacgtctaccacagcggaaggaacgacgtaagtcaccatgaaaaatcagccaatcacaagcgccacaaatatacactgctttaaaaagtgttaaatgatgtaaagtctgcaacaaatgtgtctaataagtcaatagtgaataccagagaaccacatgagagaacatgagaaattttaatttaggctgtattataatttaggaattagggctgcacgatatatcaagattaaagatgtatcgagttttctattttggcgatatagaaaactataatattgcatatatacgtatatgcaagctatattatagcttattttgtatcaaaatacttgttttagtcttttacttctcagaacaacatgtaaagcacaGTTAAATGGATTAATGAGTGACCTTTcccataacaagccacactacagaactcactcacacatgctgtcccttacaggagaaaaagccaaaagtggcacatattaaATAAGCCTGAGTAGCATTTTGCCTGGTTCTAacagatttattcctgttaaaagggagttttttttctccccactgtagctgatgcatattcatgttgatttgttgtttttttttcttaagaattttatattttgatagcgcacAAAGATGAcaattgttaaataaatgaagttgaaataaattgttttgtttttcttaccgTTTGCACTCAAAAAACTCCCCATCACTCCATCAGAAATGAGCACATTCTCGAGGACCTGGAGATACAAATAGTCAATTTATGAACACTGAAACCCACCACAaatcaaaacaatataaaaggAAATGAAATTCTAGCCAACTGATGTCACAGCAGCTCTGTCcaacttttattatttacaacTTGAACTGGAAACAACTTTTTATTGATTGGCTCCTTAGAATTCAGTCTTGagacttttctttctttgtgaaATAGATATTAGGATAACTGCACTTGTCTTATAAAAATATGGGGATGTTCTACCTGCAACTTACCAATCAGCTGAACAaacatcatttattatttaataataaaaatcacaataataaaaaatagaaacaaattaATCAAAGTAATCTCACAGTTTCGCTCGTATGTTCCAGGGACttgtagcggtccatgatgtgtTCAAAGAGGATCTCATTTCCAGTGATCTGTAAAAATAACGTCAATAAGGAGTAGGCCAACTGGATAAATTTAATTATCTTTAAAACCTTTAACAAGCTCTCTTTATAATTTGATAATGTTAACTAAAACAACTACATTGCACTCTTTGATTCATCAATTTTTCATCCGATAACTtgattagcaaaaataaacgtgattgaacaaataacattttaaatgatcacCGTCTGtgtataaaatacatataaaataatgttgacagcagtgtgtgtgttgtagcaTGTAGCCCACCTTAGCCATTCTGCAAATAGCACACAAGAGCAGCTGGTCCAGGTGACGATCAACCATCAGAAACGTGCATTTGACCAGAGAATGCTCAAAGCATGTCCAGATCTTTAACTGTAGCTCATCCTGGATGTTCAGAGCAGCACTGAGCTCTCTGAGACGTTTGTCCATTAGCATGTACACCTGAGGGCCACACAACACCTGGCTGTATTTCATGCACATAGAACTGAACATGAATAGTTTTAGGGAACATTGACTGACCTTTCGGGAGAAAAGTTGCAGTGACTtggttttctgttgttgtccAGATGACAAGAGGGAGAAAATGTTGGAACCTTGCAAAACAATGCATTCCTCAGTTACCGTCACAGTGGCTTAAACTACCAATGACAATGTGAGaacattcatatttagatttctccaaatttgtgaaaaacataaaactaaGAAATCACATttacataagtattcacagcctttgcttGATACTTTGTTGTAGACTAAAAAAATATCCCGATAATTCCTGGTATTCATCACGATAACAATAAACATctcgataaataaaaaaaattacaaacaaataaaacaattcccaactaagtgtaaacaggttccttacaaacacaaataaatctgaatacatcaacacattaaaaaaggtgacaatagctgctgactcaaagagctcatgagctggtattttatggaatatatcagTGCATGTggattattattagtgttattgtatgtaattcatttatttcctcacttaaaatgaaattattttctaaaaaaaaaaaaaaaagtacatgaaaagcacaaataacttagtttttcatttatctgataatgacttacataaagttatggttgataaataactctctgatttcctataattaaaccagatcaagctgatgatttagttagggatgtaacgattcactcaactcccgatacgattcaatttacgatactgggttcatgatacgattctctcacgattttttcatttacaaaatgggactgtagacaaatttttttttttgggaaaaaaactagaaaatactgtattattttccttttatttttcattgttaaaagaattccttgataaactattcaaaacaatgcaatttaactaaaaataaatcttgaattaaataaataaaggaataatacaaatgaaaatgaagcctattaatttaaattctggttctataataaacaatgcaaaactgcataatagttatttttcttttaaaagtgcaactgaaaatgtattttgtggcttaacaattggactttaaaaaaaaaaaaacgtcattgcactgatttacgtcatatttgtttggaccagcagaggcgctggtaacccagtggtcggttggcatgcagatatcttgcagtgaagaagagatgctatgctagcagacagagctaatagaaaaacgtgacttttacagatattcaagtaatattacagatattctttcggtgctaaaggggtaatgaatcatttattaacatatttaagagtagaaggcggccagaaagaaagtattagcagactccgcccgctgccaacacttccggatggcgccctctgctggttaaaaaaagtactgcgattcaattgtcagaaaatcgatatcaaccgtgatacctatgaatcgatttttaactgccttacgattaatcgttacatccctagatttagtcattcagtatatttaggtgtaataatctcaatagttacattagtccaatgggaccagctttgtctgtgaacatgtgaaatataattaaaaaatagtgaataacagggctcgagactgcgaccaaaatggtcgcatatgcgagtatgttttcagtgtgtgcgagttaAAATTTGAACTGGTCGCATCCGTGCAAGTTCGTATAGGGAGACGTTTTTTTATACGAAGCGGCTGAACGCTatgtcacgtcccacagagtgcacttctctctctctccgcgCTGCGGGATTACCGTAAAACCGTAAAAGGCACTGCAAATTGGCTGGCGGCTAGGTTGACAAGGATTGGGTGAGGAGGTGGTCTCACACAACTTTGCTGCGGGTAATGCAACAGTGAATAAGCCGAGTATAAGCACCAATGAGCTCTTTTGGAGTGTGCGCTGTCCGCTATGAACGGAGACAGACATAACGAGTCCTTCACTTCGTTCACATTGAGAgaagcagtaaaaaggaaaaacgtgCTGAGATCAGCGATAgagcgtacacgctcatcagaatcatcatggagggaccagaactgatggactatgatgccaggccagatgttcaactgtggttctcccagggcaggggtctgcaacctgcggctctggggcctaatgtggccctttgactcttttgcaatggctccctgtagctttaaaaaaaaactattgaaataaagttattttttacagaggttattaatgattaatgacaaataaaatcaagatataacaatttgttaacctaaaataaatcacgttgtacaatgactgagttttaaatccctggtaaaataactaaaccaacaaaaacactattctggaagaaaatagagattttaatagtgtgagaacagattaatttaaccaccaatgtgcagatTAAATatacatgctttatgtgtggcaagaaatgagaaattagcatgtgttgatcacatgatcatgtgttatcaaattcaagttactttttgtagcctttcaaatacattaactaaataaatattctttatataacattgtgttcatgtaaaatgagatgcataagaatttgaagatgcaaaatagtgttttatttcttgatgtcaatttgttttattttaaactatttttaagtttccatttacatgatcagtataaatcaaatcaaattaaatcaaacattattctatgtaattttaactgtatataatgtaattcactgtattgtcttcattgagaaggttttttttttggctccaggaggacgttaatccaggtgagatgaggttaaatggttccttttagagtaaaggttgcagacccctgaccaggggaagagggttaggagaccccactgtaagcgctggaccctctgaatttaattccatggggtaaaacaatgcagatgctaagttggttatgctactgttaagttaattcaagtacagcctttctgcaaaataataaaaacagaatacatgtaacctgttgttatgatttgctgttatttaaaaaaaaattgttaagtcttcttttaaaattatataaaataaattagctgttatttcagccactgcttgttgcagaaaaactttatattgacactaaaacattaaattatttcacacgtgtgacatgtttagatTTTATCCTTCCAtgcaagtgttaaatctgaccataaacaaatcggtgGCTTTCTGTAGCTTTATGACaataagacgtgttcttttaacctttttacttagtctattccttatatggagtggctagcgttagctcttagcccagtctgtgtgtcagtgagttagctttagttgagtttccagttcataatcgttgctgcggattcatctctgtccccgtgtttgtggaactttgggtggatctgacggaggaacttggactggttcactttgctggatggttgtctggttttaaccaaataGTGGTCCGTGTtgtatcgcagcacggcagcttcaggtagccgtgatGATCACCACCGTCGTGTGTGTGAGGGGCGGGAGCGTTGGTGGTTCACACTGTGGAGGCTTCGCTGCGGAGCTGCCGTGAACAGCGCtttgctccagagaataataagttgttgacaacaaacctATGGGCAATTTTGGCCTCTGGAACAAAGTGTTTATggacattcttggctaaattgagggacaaatggcccgtggcccttgctaatttccgacatgggcatttattgtttctatcgtgggattacattttcttaccggtgagaatgtttttgacgatatatcgtgaacgACAATATATCGCACATTCTTACTTTGTTGATCCACCTTTGGCAGCAATAACAGCCTCCAGTCTTTTTGAATATGATGCCACAAGCTTAGCACACCAATCTTTAGGCAGTTGGCCCATTCTTCTTTCGAACTTTGACTGGGCCACTCGAGAACATTCACAAAGTGGTTCTGAAGCCCCTCCTTTGAGATCTTGGctgtgtgttttgggtcattgtcctGCTGAAAAATGAACCATCGCCCCAGTCTGTCATGAGCATTCTGGAGCAGGTTTTCATCCAGGATGTCTCTGTACTGTGGTCCATTCATCTTTCCCTCTATCCTCACTAGTCTGCCAGTTCCTGCTGCTGAAAACCATCCCCATAACAttatgctg containing:
- the LOC114461214 gene encoding retinoblastoma-like protein 1, with amino-acid sequence MFSSMCMKYSQVLCGPQVYMLMDKRLRELSAALNIQDELQLKIWTCFEHSLVKCTFLMVDRHLDQLLLCAICRMAKITGNEILFEHIMDRYKSLEHTSETVLENVLISDGVMGSFLSANDNEDLSPGLPTPNTPSAHYPKRSQEERGNLILFYNRVYTTNMESYVVQFDPTSGGETPPLSVGPKVWRATRGQQRICNKYALFTSPLNAESSTQRPGRLTYYFNKSSPKDLQDINNMVRSGSSRRRQHHVMSLNMEDEESQGDEGPPAKTAHRSVGGALERRLWDVVSDRANVRNQNQNLKS